The Pedobacter roseus genome contains a region encoding:
- a CDS encoding GatB/YqeY domain-containing protein — MISDTINQEMKTAMLAKDQATLRGLRAIKAALLLAKTEKGSAEEITEETEIKILQKLIKQRRESADIYKQQNREDLYQVEEEEIAVISRFLPKQLDRAEVAAIIETVIKQSGATSVKDMGKVVGLANKELAGKADGKLIAEIVKEKLA, encoded by the coding sequence ATGATATCAGATACTATAAATCAGGAAATGAAAACAGCCATGTTGGCTAAAGACCAGGCAACATTAAGAGGTTTAAGGGCAATTAAAGCCGCTTTACTTTTGGCTAAAACAGAAAAAGGTTCAGCTGAAGAAATTACAGAAGAAACTGAAATCAAAATCCTTCAGAAACTGATTAAACAACGTCGCGAATCTGCTGATATTTACAAACAGCAAAACCGCGAAGATTTATACCAGGTTGAAGAAGAGGAGATCGCAGTCATTAGCAGATTCCTGCCTAAACAGTTGGATAGGGCAGAGGTTGCCGCAATTATCGAAACCGTAATCAAACAATCTGGCGCTACATCGGTTAAGGATATGGGGAAGGTTGTGGGCCTGGCAAATAAGGAACTGGCTGGTAAAGCCGATGGTAAATTAATTGCCGAGATTGTTAAAGAAAAACTGGCCTAA
- a CDS encoding M3 family oligoendopeptidase, producing MITKKPRTYIPQELTITWENLEPLFTELQHREINNAAELEQWLKDRSELEAALEEDFAWRYIKMSCDTANEELVKNFQYFATEIEPKISPLGNELNKKFVESPFMEDLDKEKYFVYSRAIKKALELYRDENIELFTELQVKQQKYQGTTGAMSVQINGQEYTLEQASIFIKDLNREVRENAWKTIQQRRLIDKDDLNILFDELIKLRNQVALNAGFENYRDYMFQALGRFDYTPQDCYDFANAIEKEIVPILKEQAEKRRESLGLEVLKPWDLEVSVSGKPALKPFNNGEELIDKSIACFNAIDEKLGAKLATMKANNLFDVESRKGKAPGGYNYPLAETGAPFIFMNSANSLRDLTTMVHEGGHAIHTFLTANLELNDFKHCPSEVAELASMSMELISMDNWDVYFDNEEDLNRAKKEQLADVLKTLPWVAVIDQFQHWIYTNPNHTAADREETFKQIYNRFGAGFADWTDLEQQFGNGWQKQLHLFEVPFYYVEYAIAQLGAIAVWKNYKENPEKALEQYLAALSLGYTKPMNEIYETAGIKFDFSAEYVKELAGFVKSELEKLG from the coding sequence ATGATAACAAAGAAACCCAGAACATATATCCCACAGGAATTAACCATTACCTGGGAAAATTTAGAACCCCTTTTTACTGAATTACAGCACCGCGAAATAAACAATGCTGCTGAACTGGAGCAATGGTTAAAAGACCGTTCCGAGCTGGAGGCTGCTCTGGAAGAAGATTTTGCCTGGAGATACATTAAAATGAGCTGCGATACGGCTAATGAAGAACTGGTTAAGAACTTTCAATATTTTGCTACAGAAATAGAACCGAAAATTTCTCCACTTGGCAACGAACTGAATAAAAAGTTTGTGGAAAGTCCGTTTATGGAAGATCTTGACAAAGAGAAATATTTCGTTTACAGTCGTGCAATAAAAAAAGCCCTTGAGCTTTACCGCGATGAAAACATTGAACTATTCACCGAGTTGCAGGTAAAACAACAGAAATATCAAGGTACTACCGGAGCAATGAGTGTGCAGATTAACGGACAGGAATATACTTTGGAGCAGGCATCTATCTTTATTAAAGATTTAAATCGCGAGGTACGCGAAAATGCCTGGAAAACCATCCAGCAACGTCGTTTAATTGACAAAGATGACTTGAACATCCTTTTTGATGAACTGATTAAACTACGTAACCAGGTTGCATTAAATGCAGGTTTCGAAAACTACCGCGATTATATGTTTCAGGCTTTGGGCCGTTTCGATTATACGCCTCAGGATTGTTATGATTTTGCCAATGCAATTGAAAAAGAAATTGTTCCGATATTAAAAGAACAGGCCGAAAAACGCCGCGAATCTTTAGGTTTAGAAGTGTTAAAACCTTGGGATTTAGAAGTAAGCGTAAGTGGTAAGCCAGCTTTAAAACCGTTTAACAATGGCGAAGAACTGATTGATAAAAGTATTGCCTGTTTTAATGCCATTGATGAAAAATTAGGGGCAAAACTGGCTACCATGAAAGCTAACAACCTATTTGATGTAGAAAGCAGAAAAGGAAAGGCACCAGGTGGTTACAATTATCCCTTGGCCGAAACCGGAGCACCATTTATATTTATGAACTCGGCAAACTCGCTCCGCGATTTAACCACAATGGTTCATGAAGGTGGTCATGCTATACACACTTTTTTAACGGCTAATTTAGAGCTGAACGATTTTAAACATTGCCCATCTGAAGTAGCTGAGCTTGCTTCAATGAGCATGGAGTTAATCTCTATGGATAACTGGGATGTTTATTTCGACAATGAAGAAGATTTAAATCGCGCCAAAAAAGAACAATTGGCAGATGTGTTAAAAACATTGCCCTGGGTTGCCGTAATTGATCAGTTTCAGCACTGGATTTACACCAACCCTAACCACACCGCTGCCGACCGCGAAGAAACTTTTAAGCAGATTTATAACCGTTTTGGAGCTGGTTTTGCCGATTGGACAGATTTAGAACAGCAATTTGGCAACGGATGGCAGAAACAACTTCATTTATTCGAAGTTCCATTTTACTATGTCGAGTATGCAATTGCGCAATTAGGTGCCATTGCCGTTTGGAAAAACTATAAAGAAAACCCAGAAAAAGCGCTGGAACAATATCTCGCAGCACTTTCTTTAGGCTACACTAAACCAATGAACGAAATATATGAAACCGCGGGGATCAAATTTGATTTCAGTGCTGAATATGTAAAAGAACTGGCAGGTTTTGTGAAATCGGAATTGGAGAAATTGGGTTAA
- the porT gene encoding type IX secretion/gliding motility protein PorT/SprT, producing MIKKLSLILSLFAASTTAFAQNWGGGIDDEDWSFGFNFQYISAEYKILKKQNWREPFYEVPNSLGVSYDPNSGIPVTSRLNAIYSTPSQGFGLGFVMNRMISDNFDIRATPSLIFSDRVVSYEYEPMASIDLGNGQTKNFQSLVERKVQATMFEFPLGIKVKSNRLNNFRAYWLGGAKYSIDIASKKKTFDEGESPVNKFLKNQRNYLSYETGIGFDIYFEYFKMSPEIKLSYSKGDLLQHDDTVYANPIDKLKLRQLTFSLIFQ from the coding sequence ATGATCAAAAAATTAAGCCTCATTCTTTCACTCTTCGCTGCATCTACAACTGCTTTTGCCCAAAACTGGGGCGGTGGCATAGATGATGAAGACTGGAGTTTTGGTTTTAATTTTCAATATATCTCTGCTGAATATAAAATCCTTAAAAAACAGAATTGGCGTGAACCTTTTTACGAGGTGCCAAATTCGTTAGGTGTATCTTACGATCCCAACTCGGGCATTCCCGTAACTTCAAGGTTAAATGCAATTTACAGTACGCCGTCGCAGGGTTTCGGACTGGGCTTTGTAATGAACAGGATGATATCAGATAACTTTGATATCCGTGCAACTCCTTCACTTATATTTAGTGATAGGGTAGTCAGTTACGAATATGAGCCAATGGCGTCAATTGATCTGGGTAACGGGCAGACCAAAAATTTTCAATCGCTGGTTGAGCGGAAAGTGCAGGCTACCATGTTCGAATTTCCTTTAGGGATAAAGGTAAAATCTAACAGGTTGAACAATTTCAGGGCTTATTGGCTTGGTGGTGCAAAATACTCTATTGATATTGCCTCAAAGAAGAAAACCTTCGATGAAGGTGAAAGTCCGGTAAATAAATTTTTAAAAAATCAGCGTAATTACCTGTCTTACGAGACGGGCATCGGCTTTGATATTTATTTTGAATATTTTAAAATGTCTCCCGAAATTAAGCTGTCATATTCTAAAGGTGATCTGCTCCAGCATGACGATACCGTTTATGCTAATCCGATAGATAAGTTGAAATTACGTCAATTAACATTCAGTTTAATTTTTCAATAA
- the yihA gene encoding ribosome biogenesis GTP-binding protein YihA/YsxC, with protein sequence MIIKTATFVCSNTQISALPAPLMPEYAFIGRSNVGKSSLINMLVNQHGLAKTSQRPGKTQLINHFLINEKWYIVDLPGYGYAKVSKTSREKWEKFIRAYITKRESLQCVFVLIDSRLEPQGIDIEFCYWLGEKQIPFSLIFTKADKQGMTTTQKNVAAFKKKLGEFFEEIPATFITSAEKGNGKDEVLNFIYEVNKDFVVPTDYKKF encoded by the coding sequence ATGATTATCAAAACGGCAACATTTGTTTGCAGCAACACCCAAATCTCGGCCCTGCCGGCGCCATTAATGCCCGAATATGCATTTATTGGCCGCTCTAACGTGGGTAAATCTTCACTGATCAATATGTTGGTTAATCAGCATGGATTGGCTAAAACTTCTCAGCGACCAGGAAAAACCCAGTTAATTAATCACTTTCTGATTAATGAGAAATGGTACATTGTCGATTTACCCGGTTATGGTTATGCCAAGGTTTCGAAAACAAGCAGAGAAAAATGGGAAAAATTTATCCGCGCTTACATTACCAAAAGAGAAAGCTTACAGTGCGTTTTCGTTTTAATTGATAGCCGTTTAGAGCCACAGGGAATAGACATTGAATTTTGCTACTGGTTAGGCGAAAAACAGATTCCTTTTTCATTAATTTTTACCAAAGCCGATAAACAAGGGATGACCACCACCCAGAAAAATGTTGCGGCCTTTAAGAAAAAATTAGGGGAGTTTTTTGAAGAGATCCCGGCTACCTTTATTACTTCTGCCGAAAAGGGCAACGGAAAAGACGAGGTTTTAAATTTCATCTATGAAGTGAATAAAGATTTCGTAGTGCCGACAGATTATAAAAAGTTTTAG
- the ubiE gene encoding bifunctional demethylmenaquinone methyltransferase/2-methoxy-6-polyprenyl-1,4-benzoquinol methylase UbiE: MNQNITPYQVEDATKKEQVATMFNNISGTYDFLNHFLSLGIDVLWRKKAIKELVSIQPRIMLDVATGTGDFAFEAIKKLHPEKVIGVDISEGMLDVAKKKINERNLNETFTVQVGDSEGLHFEDDTFDAITCAYGVRNFENLEKGLTDMYRVLKPNGKMVILEFSKPKVFPVKQLYSFYFKQVTPFFGKLFSKDHRAYTYLPESVAAFPDGEDFTGLMEKIGFKSTKQRILTFGISSIYVGTK; encoded by the coding sequence ATGAATCAGAATATCACTCCATACCAAGTAGAAGATGCAACTAAAAAAGAGCAGGTTGCAACCATGTTTAATAACATTTCGGGCACCTACGATTTTTTAAATCATTTCCTTTCTTTAGGCATCGATGTATTGTGGCGTAAGAAAGCGATTAAAGAACTGGTTTCCATCCAACCCCGGATTATGCTTGATGTAGCTACAGGAACAGGCGATTTTGCTTTTGAAGCCATAAAAAAACTTCATCCAGAAAAGGTAATCGGTGTAGATATTTCTGAGGGCATGCTTGATGTAGCCAAAAAGAAGATCAATGAGCGTAACTTAAACGAAACTTTTACCGTTCAGGTGGGCGATTCGGAAGGTTTGCATTTCGAGGATGATACTTTTGATGCCATTACCTGTGCTTATGGTGTTCGTAATTTCGAAAACCTCGAAAAAGGTTTAACCGATATGTACCGCGTGCTAAAACCAAATGGTAAAATGGTAATATTAGAGTTTTCTAAACCAAAGGTATTTCCGGTAAAACAACTATATAGCTTCTATTTTAAACAGGTAACACCTTTCTTTGGGAAACTGTTTTCTAAAGACCATAGGGCTTATACCTATCTGCCAGAATCGGTTGCGGCTTTCCCTGATGGAGAAGATTTTACTGGCCTGATGGAAAAAATAGGTTTCAAAAGTACCAAACAAAGAATTTTAACGTTTGGAATAAGTTCGATATACGTAGGGACCAAATGA
- a CDS encoding UbiA-like polyprenyltransferase has translation MKKYFSLVLFAHSVFALPFAMIGFFLGVTTTENPFSWYKLILVLLCMVFARNSAMAFNRYLDRNIDAKNPRTKMRDIPAGKVSANEALIFVIANCVFFAITTYFINPLCFYLSPVALFVVLFYSYTKRFTALCHLVLGLGLALAPIGAYIAVTGHFALVPVLYSLTVLFWVSGFDIIYALQDEEFDREENLHSIPSALGIKNALNVSVLLHVLSATCVILPVFFTSFSWVYYVGIVFFCSMLIYQHLLVKPNDISKVNRAFQTLNGYASVVFAVCFLIDAYLRHK, from the coding sequence ATGAAAAAATACTTTTCACTCGTATTATTCGCTCACTCTGTTTTTGCGCTTCCATTTGCCATGATTGGCTTCTTTTTAGGTGTAACGACTACCGAAAATCCATTTTCATGGTATAAACTGATTTTGGTTTTGCTATGTATGGTTTTTGCCCGTAACTCTGCTATGGCTTTTAACCGTTATCTGGATCGGAATATCGATGCTAAAAATCCGCGCACTAAGATGCGTGACATTCCTGCTGGTAAAGTTTCGGCTAATGAAGCCCTGATTTTCGTCATTGCCAACTGTGTGTTTTTCGCCATTACCACTTATTTTATTAATCCGCTTTGCTTCTATTTATCACCGGTTGCGTTGTTTGTAGTTTTATTTTACAGCTACACTAAACGTTTTACAGCACTATGCCATTTGGTATTAGGCTTAGGACTTGCCTTAGCTCCAATTGGTGCCTATATTGCTGTAACCGGACATTTTGCCTTGGTTCCTGTACTATATTCATTAACTGTACTTTTCTGGGTAAGTGGATTTGACATTATTTATGCTTTACAGGATGAAGAATTTGACCGCGAAGAGAATTTACACTCCATTCCATCTGCACTTGGCATTAAAAATGCTTTAAATGTTTCGGTGCTGCTACATGTATTATCTGCCACCTGTGTAATTTTACCAGTGTTTTTCACATCTTTCAGCTGGGTTTATTACGTAGGTATTGTGTTTTTCTGTTCGATGTTGATTTATCAGCACTTACTGGTTAAACCAAACGATATCAGCAAAGTAAACAGGGCCTTTCAAACCTTAAACGGTTATGCATCGGTGGTATTTGCTGTATGCTTTTTAATTGATGCGTATTTGAGACATAAATAA
- a CDS encoding SDR family NAD(P)-dependent oxidoreductase — MSKIALITGATSGIGEACAHTFAQQGYNLVLLARREDRLAKIAHHLADKYAITIKQVIADVRDKDNLTSALAILPDEWKKVDVLINNAGLSQGLDPIDKGDTNDWDTMIDTNVKGLLYVTKIVSNWMIPNQSGHIINIGSIAGKEVYPNGNVYCASKHAVDALTKGMRIDLLSHGIKVTAINPGMVETEFSVVRFKGDEERAKKVYENFEPLIADDIADAIWYVVSRPKHVNINDMLIMPTAQATATIVNKG, encoded by the coding sequence ATGTCTAAAATCGCATTAATTACAGGTGCAACTTCTGGTATTGGCGAAGCCTGTGCACATACATTTGCCCAACAAGGTTATAATTTAGTGTTATTGGCCCGTAGGGAAGACCGTTTGGCTAAAATTGCCCACCACCTCGCAGATAAATATGCCATCACCATAAAACAGGTTATTGCCGATGTACGTGATAAAGATAACCTTACTTCCGCTTTAGCAATTTTGCCTGACGAATGGAAAAAGGTAGATGTGTTAATCAACAACGCTGGTTTAAGCCAGGGTTTGGATCCAATTGATAAAGGAGATACAAACGATTGGGATACCATGATCGATACCAATGTAAAAGGTTTGCTTTACGTAACCAAAATTGTTTCCAACTGGATGATCCCAAACCAATCAGGTCATATCATCAACATCGGTTCTATTGCAGGTAAAGAAGTTTATCCAAACGGAAACGTATATTGTGCCAGTAAACATGCTGTTGATGCTTTAACAAAAGGCATGCGTATTGATTTGTTGTCACACGGAATAAAAGTTACCGCAATTAACCCGGGTATGGTAGAAACCGAATTTTCGGTGGTGCGTTTTAAAGGCGACGAAGAACGTGCAAAAAAGGTGTACGAAAATTTCGAACCTTTAATTGCTGATGATATCGCCGATGCCATCTGGTACGTAGTGAGCAGGCCAAAACATGTAAATATTAATGATATGCTGATTATGCCAACCGCACAGGCAACAGCTACTATAGTGAATAAAGGTTAA